In one window of Romboutsia hominis DNA:
- a CDS encoding DUF4397 domain-containing protein has product MRNFNEKYSLVRVLHALVSGEELDVYIDGFPFYMDVRFAQFTPYIYVPEGEHIFSVYLKEERDSPLSEVSIDVKNDELITAAIIEKNDKVDILPIPEKMGVPEDNTSKIKFVHLVPEAPNVNILMGGEEIFNNVGYTDYTEYENVPIGEYKMDIELTENKKTVLSNLVNINPNRIYTFYVIGISPNIDMIQTLDGATFLQ; this is encoded by the coding sequence TTGAGAAACTTCAATGAGAAATATTCATTGGTTAGAGTATTGCATGCCTTGGTAAGTGGAGAAGAATTAGATGTATATATAGATGGATTTCCTTTTTATATGGATGTAAGATTTGCTCAATTTACACCATATATATATGTACCAGAAGGAGAGCATATATTTAGCGTTTATTTAAAAGAGGAAAGGGATAGTCCTTTGAGTGAGGTTAGTATCGATGTAAAAAATGATGAGCTTATAACAGCAGCTATTATAGAAAAAAATGATAAAGTAGATATACTTCCTATACCAGAGAAAATGGGAGTTCCAGAAGATAATACATCGAAGATTAAGTTTGTACACTTAGTTCCAGAAGCACCAAATGTTAATATACTAATGGGTGGAGAAGAAATATTTAATAATGTAGGTTATACAGATTATACAGAGTATGAAAATGTGCCAATAGGAGAGTATAAGATGGATATAGAATTGACGGAAAATAAAAAAACAGTTTTAAGCAACTTAGTAAATATAAATCCAAATAGAATATATACATTTTATGTTATTGGGATATCGCCTAATATAGATATGATTCAGACATTAGATGGAGCAACTTTCTTACAGTGA